TTTAATCGGATGTTGACTATACGCGAAACACTTCGGCAAGTTGCAGTGGCCAATGTTTGTGCTTCGGTAAATCGTGAAGTATCCAATATAATGACACTAGCTAACCCTAGTCCAAATTCAGGATCAGTAGCAGTATGCGCCAGCTCTGAAAGTGGCACCAACggaaaaaagacaaaagaagttaATTTTACGGAGAGCCAAACGAGTGAACATGAGCAGCACAGGGAAGGTACTCTGCCCTCCCTGGTACCACCTGCACCACCCAACACGGCTTCAGCGCCGGCTTCATTTATGAAGTCTCTCACAAGTGACAGATCTCCGCCACCATCATCTCGACATGCATTGAATGGAGACTTGGGAAATTGTTTGCATAGTATTTCCATTAACAATCAAGATAACTTTCGAACGAGGCATAAAGTTGAAGACTTAAAGTCTACATCGTCTCTAAGTTCCACCGAAACTTCTGACAAATGGCAGAAAGGGGAGCGTAGCCAGTTTATTCTGACTCCTGATGTACGTGTAAAGTCAAAGAGCCCTTCGCTGTCATCGTATGCTCTGTGTGGCACAGCACTAAATCATCCCACCGCGAAAGATACATCAAAAAGTGTCGACATGCTGTCTGTGCGTAGTTCACTCGAGAGCAAAACCCATTATGGCAGTGTCAATAGTGACGACGTTTCCAAGGTATCGAGTGATGACGTAGCAACTAAAGACAGTGGACAATCTTTCATTCAGAAAAATAGATCCGAGAAACTAATAAAACCAATTAAAAGTCAGTATGAAATTTCTAACTGCAGTGCTGTGGACATTGAAGATTCTATTGCTTCGTATGTGTTATATGGATTATCTCCTGTCTCAACATTCGAAAAAAATGCAACTGGCCATGGAACGGTAAAAAATTCTTATCAGACCGCCAACCGATTTCCATCTATCCCTAATATTGAGCATCTTCCGACACCTAGAAATGGGCGAGTTGGGCTACAAGAGTTCACCaatgaagacaaaaaaatgaCATCATTTGATTTTAGTGAAGGTCTTAAAATTGTCAGTCTGAATCCTTTAAATAGCCCCTCTACAAATGACAATGTTGCGCAGGGAGTAcgacaaacaaaacattattgcATCCCAGAGAATGAATCCAACAAAGAAAATCTCAGCCCTGAGGGTATTGTGGGAACAAACATGCTACCACCTTCGTCAACAAAATATTTGGATGGATTAACTCTTCTAACACCATCACAATTCACACAAAACATGATTGCGGGCAAAAAAAGGCTGAAGAGATTAAACAGATCTAAAAGTGTTAATTCACGAGACAAATTCAGATTTCCTTCCCCATCACACGTTGAGGACAATGAAAGTTCGGATGTTACTGTTGACTTTTCTTTGGTAGGCCAATCATTGCCAAATCTAAAGAGCACCCCCATGTGGAATGTAACACAAGAATTCAATGAGCCTAGACAACCAGTGTCAGGTGTAAAACTGTGTGTAGATGAAAGTTCACAAACCAACTGGTATGAATTAGAATCTACACACAATGTTAGACAAAAAGTAGTCCAATCCAACCCTGATAATCCGGATAAATCATGtgataaaaagtttattttaccgCAAAGTTTATTCCCTCCAAAGACAAAGCCTGAATCTGACAAATTAGATATTAAGAAGTTAGTAACATCAATCAGTTATGACTCAGCTAAATTTACAAGAACCTCTCTGGGGaaaaataatagatttagaaacAAGATGAATGGTAACGTAGAAAGTAATGGCAGTGTTGATGCTTTAGACAAAACAACTATTATCAATGGTACTACAACCAAGGAAATAAGAattataagaaataaaatacctCCTACAGAAACAATCATCTCAAAAAACAGCAATGTCAACAGTACATCTAAGAAACAAGACAGAATACCAGCATCATCAAAAGATACTCAGGTTAATAATTTTGACAGGTTTAAACTTGATGGAACATGGACATCTACCTTGAACGAATGTATCATTGACAACACTTGTACAACATTGCCCCCAGAATCTAAACATTACACCATGAGATCCTTCCTAGATCAAGTCATTCAATTTAAATCAGAGCCAGAAGAACCCCATGAAAAAGTAGCAATAGAACCATTATACATGGGCTGCTCATCACAGGTACCAGATAATGAAACAACAAGTAAATTCCATTACATCTATAATGCTGATAATGAAGTCAGGACTGGTACAAACTCTAAAGTTAAAGTTTTGACAGCACTAGATCATGATGTGTACAGTGAATATCAGCACAAGAAATACAGAGACACTTTGAGCAATGGTAATCTCAATACTGCTACAGACAAACCAAGACTGCATTTCATTAAAGTAAGAGTTAAAGACGACTTTGCTATTTGACAAAAATGAGCTACTATAATCAGAGTTCTGTGTTTTCGTCCAATAATTTCTTTCAAATGGCaaagacaaatatttaaataagcaATTAAATATGGTAATGAGATAAGCAATTTTATGTTAGTTTAGATAAGTGGCTGGCATTTgtttcccccccaaaaaaatcatttatagttctttttttaaattatattagtatccatttaaagacaatttaacaaaattaacaaacatatcaggttttaaaatataagtattctacattttaatagcattcaaattatttagattattgTTGCTGACTTCCAAAACCTTAAAACCTTTAATTACTACTGTAGATCTGTAAACACATTCCACCAAAACTTTAAACAACATcaatgtggtttttttttttttaggtaaatTGCAATTTAAATCATGTTTATGTGAAgataaattcttttttattttcatttttgttttacatatatctatgcttaaaaatatttttttttaaagatttaattaaatatagaacctccaattttaaaaataaatgaagataTTGTTGAACATGctcaacttatttttttttaatttgtaatgttATTGTATAAAGGTTCTGTATTATATTAAACATAATGAAGTGataataacatttatattttgggGGGAGCTTTAAAAcattgaactttttttgtttcttattcaTAAATGTAATCAACAACTATGATTACATATGTTGCtttctcacaaaaaaaaaaaaaaaaacctcctaaAATTGCTTCAAGTCAATAataaaactactttaaaaaattttaatcctaaaaaaattactaataCAAAAAGTTCAAAaccttttatacatttttttttttaaatataatttgaaattCTAATAAAATGATGTATCAACTAGAGAGCTAATGACCATTAAAACCATCATAAATAAGTGTCCTTAGAAATTTTAGTTGTGGTAATGACTGTCTTGTTCTTTTATCTTGTTGTATCtacaagaagaaaaacattttattaaaaatatgtaaagaaaacaaaaagtacattttaaaaaaatgttatattttgtaaaaccttgtaaactttttctttttgtgctTTGTTAACAATGCATTAAGATGTTTCATTCTTTCAGTAAACAACATTATAATGATGTCTATAATACTTTGGTGTCATTGGTATTACTCACATTATTGAACCACCTCGATAGGTAGATGTAATTTTCCTTGTCTTGGAATGTGACTTTTTTCTAAGAAACAAAAGgctaaattttataaaattagttTATGAGGACAATAGGCTATAAATAGAATATAGTTGAAGGGGAAAAACCTGTACTGGTATCATATAGCTTGGTCATGTTCACAGAATTTCACAAGGTTGACTGTCACAACATCAAGATATATTGATGCGACATATAAAATTGACACTAACAGTTGGAAAAAAAGAGGCGccggatagatccacatggagagcaagcataaaGGGAGGCTCCCTTAATGCAGATGGAATACACACcaaaagtagaaagaagggtgaaagtgcaaggTTACCCTGGTTGTGCATCAAGAATTAGCCTCTTAAGTaacatgagaagttgcaaagggaaaacatTATCACTTGAGATGTAAAATAGCACAGATAAGATTTAAATGCAACTAGAGTAATAAAATTGAGTTACTTTTAACTCAACAATGAAATGGTTTACTTACATAAATCTCATATAGACtgtgataaataattacatCAGCTACAGTGAATCTCTCTGCTACAAAATACACTTTGTCTTTTAGATAACCATTCAgttcctgaaattaaaaaaaaagtttatggttatatttaaatgtattggaaaacaaaacaattattattttttttctctacactaaacactaccacatggtccaaagattttgactgattaggagccaagaaagtcgatgtaggctccatagcctgctcttccagaatctattgatgctgacccatcagtgtatgcaaaaatagcactgggcttgaaggtattaatggtctccagagctaggatttgaaggtcgttagatgaacgacttagcttagtggcattagggtctactagtttTAAGCATATGTCTGGGGTcattgggcgacaccaagggggaaggggatgaaagcgttaaATGTTTTGTccgttggtggagaggccagcttcatcagatagtctagtggcatgatgcataaaagactgcatctggatacgtcttctgcatctccaaccatccactagttttctagctgggaggtattcatccagccttttataccgctcatagcaggtcagtactgacctttccctcctaaggtttagtggacctatattagccattatttcagtcgcatttactggacttgtcctaaaggttccacagacaaatcttagtgcttgggactgtattttatcaagttgttcaagagcagtcctagagccacaaatttgcacaggtaggctgtagtctatctgtgatcggactgctcctaaatacagggatcggagcatgtctgctcgggctccccacttcgtggatgccagcttccgcacaatgcaaagtttccctgaggcctttcttgcaacatcctggatgtgctcacacatttttagtttgcgatctaaagttacaccaaggtacttgggtagctttttcatgctgagagccacttcgttgagggagagctggaaaggttgccagagaatgccagtcccgagcgtgaacagagaatagaccgtcttggaggtgtctatttctagcctccatttttgtgtgtatgagcagagcgtatggagatcttcttgtaacactttttgtatagaggttgctctccttccggatttccaaaggacaatatcatcagcatatagcagcttttggcattttagctgagccggtaggtcatttatgaaggccgtgaaaagggcgcatgacaggacggagccctggtggaggccgtgctcgagggtcatttcccctgagacttttccgtacatccttgttcttattgtacactcttgtaggaagtctctaatccagtaatatatccgtccccgcacccccacggctcttatcttatgaagcaaaccaggccgccatactttatcatatgcctgttttaagtcaatgaagactgcatatgtgctttcggtcctttggaatccatctgctacgctctgcacaaagatgttgacttggtctatagcggacattccagccctgaaaccagcctgttctggagctataagacgggcactctcaaggtaccTAACCAGATGCTaatttaccattttttcagccatctttcccaTGTGAGTGAGATAAGCCTGTAGCCCTCAgcagtggaagcatcttttcccttttttggtataggaataatggtAGCACGTTTCCAGGCCCTGGGCAGATGACCATCTGCCCAGGTTCTATTTACAAATGCCAAGAGCACGGTCCTTCCTTTCCCCCCTACATGCTTAAGCATTTCAGGGGTTATACCATCCAGCCTGATGGCCTTTTTAAGCTGGCAATTCCTTATGGCAGCATTAAGCTCGCCTATCAAGAAGGGGGAGTTCATCGTTCCCTCAGCACTTTTGGTCTGTGGTTCctttcggtcttttttttttcatcagctttgcGAGCTCTATCAATGACTTTGGACATTGGGGACTTCTTGGCAGCCTTGTTGATcttagcaaaatatttgttcaacaagaTGGCAATTTTCTTCTTAGATGAAATGGTTACCCCACTGGGTGAATATAATGGGGTTGCTGTTTTCGTACGCCCAGCATTTTCgagatttctcagaagactccaGGACTTAGAGCTATCCCTTAGGTCTAACCTTGAACAGGTGTTGGTCCAACGTTCTCATTTTTCCCTGTTAACAGATGTTTTGACTAGTAGGCTGAGTCTGTTGTATTTCTGCCTGAGTGCTGGATTTTTtgggttcttttggacctttttgTATGCCCTTCTCCAAACCAtaacaagtttgttgatttcagccgtccaaatgtttttaaattttttacaagggtaagttcgaggaataatttttttagcCATGCCCAGGATAGCTGTTGTTATTTGACGGTACACAAGGTTGACAGAGCTAGACTCTACATGGATTTTTTCAAGGGCATTGTCGACAGCTGTCTCGTATCCTTTCCAATTAGCCTTACTATAGCACCACTTTCGTGGTTCTTTAGTGGTCTTGGTGTTgattttagaaagagtggcagTCAGTAATATTGGAAGGTGGTCACAACCAATATCACCTAGTACTTGGTAAGTTATGACAGATTCCATGTTAGCAGAGACTAAAGAAAGATCTGGTCGTGATAGTGAATCATTGCTAGCATGCAGAAGAGTAGGAGGAGAGTGTttattttgcaaaagaaaaaggttcGTAGAATTGCACAGGTCatgaacttttttaccagactgatCAGTGTCATCATAGCCCCAGGAAGGTGAATGGGCATTTAGATCTCCAGCTATGATAGTGTCTACAGTTATTTTCtctctgacatctaaagccagttcttgttttggtggattataaacattgatgcacTTGAAGCATctattatttttccaaatttctaATACCAAAGTGTCTGTCCTCCCCTGACTCAAGTCTGTGGACACTTTCTTGGCGACCAGAGCATTAGCCACCAATGTAACcagccctaaccctaaccccacaGGAGCAGCGGAAAACAGAGTACCCGGGTATTGAGACACTTCTTTTTTCACCTATCAGACATTCTTGTAGTAAGGCAACATCCACACACTCTTTGTGGAGCAGGTTAGTTATTTCAAGTATCTTTGGAATAAGTCCTCGGACGTTACATTGAAGGACTTTGAAAGTTTTAGTATCAGATTTGGAAATTTGGGGATCATGTTGCTTTATCTTTCCACCTAAATTAGCCTGGGGGATACTTACTTTCCCAGTATGAGGTGTTGGTTTTGGGTTAATTTTTTCTGAGACTTTTGGTATTTTAATTGTTGTGTTCGTTTGGGGGAAAAATGATGTTATCAGGGTTTGTGCATTGGGAAGAACGGTAGCTCTTTTTTCACAATGTGGCCCGTTCTCCCTATGTACCAACGTTGCGAGGCGATTAGTAGCACATTTTTCTATTCCAGGCCTAACGCACTTTACCTGGCCAGCGGAGCCTGTTAGGGTCTAATCAGACCCgcttttctttgaaattttacTCGACATTGGTATGGATTCCTCCAGGTGGAGGAGATTTGGGTTGCCCCTTAGAGCAAGCAGTGAAAACAGTCCAGACAAGAACATTAGACTATGAATCGATCGAAAGACCAGTTAATTCAACCACTCGCTCGTATGGGCAGGG
The DNA window shown above is from Biomphalaria glabrata chromosome 5, xgBioGlab47.1, whole genome shotgun sequence and carries:
- the LOC106059508 gene encoding uncharacterized protein LOC106059508; this encodes MSKAKQLNNGTKKLRPLGAVKDKGIHFKRVESDTHCTVDLEAVVVHDTCQFLSCFNSSDISAIFNRMLTIRETLRQVAVANVCASVNREVSNIMTLANPSPNSGSVAVCASSESGTNGKKTKEVNFTESQTSEHEQHREGTLPSLVPPAPPNTASAPASFMKSLTSDRSPPPSSRHALNGDLGNCLHSISINNQDNFRTRHKVEDLKSTSSLSSTETSDKWQKGERSQFILTPDVRVKSKSPSLSSYALCGTALNHPTAKDTSKSVDMLSVRSSLESKTHYGSVNSDDVSKVSSDDVATKDSGQSFIQKNRSEKLIKPIKSQYEISNCSAVDIEDSIASYVLYGLSPVSTFEKNATGHGTVKNSYQTANRFPSIPNIEHLPTPRNGRVGLQEFTNEDKKMTSFDFSEGLKIVSLNPLNSPSTNDNVAQGVRQTKHYCIPENESNKENLSPEGIVGTNMLPPSSTKYLDGLTLLTPSQFTQNMIAGKKRLKRLNRSKSVNSRDKFRFPSPSHVEDNESSDVTVDFSLVGQSLPNLKSTPMWNVTQEFNEPRQPVSGVKLCVDESSQTNWYELESTHNVRQKVVQSNPDNPDKSCDKKFILPQSLFPPKTKPESDKLDIKKLVTSISYDSAKFTRTSLGKNNRFRNKMNGNVESNGSVDALDKTTIINGTTTKEIRIIRNKIPPTETIISKNSNVNSTSKKQDRIPASSKDTQVNNFDRFKLDGTWTSTLNECIIDNTCTTLPPESKHYTMRSFLDQVIQFKSEPEEPHEKVAIEPLYMGCSSQVPDNETTSKFHYIYNADNEVRTGTNSKVKVLTALDHDVYSEYQHKKYRDTLSNGNLNTATDKPRLHFIKVRVKDDFAI